A stretch of the Mesorhizobium huakuii genome encodes the following:
- a CDS encoding phosphoribosyl-ATP diphosphatase produces the protein MAEFSFSDLETIIRDRAQSGDPDSWTAKLFARGIDKAAQKLGEEAVETVIAAVKGDKQGLVSESADLIYHWLVVLGLSGVPLSDVLKELEGRTGRSGIAEKASRPKG, from the coding sequence ATGGCTGAATTTTCGTTCTCCGACCTGGAGACAATCATCAGGGACCGCGCCCAATCCGGCGATCCGGACTCCTGGACAGCGAAACTGTTCGCCCGCGGCATCGACAAGGCGGCCCAGAAGCTCGGCGAGGAGGCGGTCGAGACCGTGATTGCCGCCGTCAAGGGCGACAAACAGGGCCTCGTTTCCGAAAGTGCCGATCTTATATATCATTGGCTCGTCGTTCTCGGGCTCTCGGGTGTTCCGTTGAGCGACGTGCTCAAGGAACTCGAAGGCCGCACCGGCCGTTCAGGCATCGCCGAGAAGGCGTCACGGCCCAAGGGCTGA
- the coaA gene encoding type I pantothenate kinase: MDQLAPTEKYSPFRFFSAEQWSRFRADTPLTLSEDEFRRLRSLNDPVDLEEVKRIYLSLSRLLSAHVEASQLLFRQRQAFFNAVDIVKTPFIIGIAGSVAVGKSTTARVLKELLARWPSSPKVDLITTDGFLLPNEVLRRENLMERKGFPDSYDVGALLRFLSGIKSALPDVRAPVYSHLTYDVIPGEFVTIDRPDILIFEGINVLQPGKLPQDGKIVPFLSDFFDFAIYIDADEKLIHEWYISRFMRLRETAFRNPDSFFHRYSQLSEDSARAIAEGLWTNINLKNLRENILPTRARADLILRKGADHLIEEVALRKL; encoded by the coding sequence ATGGATCAGCTCGCGCCAACCGAGAAATATTCCCCCTTTCGTTTCTTTTCGGCCGAGCAATGGTCGCGCTTCCGCGCCGACACGCCGCTGACGCTGAGCGAGGACGAATTCCGCCGCCTGCGTTCGCTCAACGATCCGGTCGACCTCGAGGAGGTCAAGCGCATCTATCTGTCGCTGTCGCGGCTCTTGTCCGCCCATGTCGAGGCGAGCCAGCTTCTGTTCCGGCAGCGCCAGGCCTTCTTCAACGCCGTCGACATCGTCAAGACGCCGTTCATCATCGGCATTGCCGGCTCCGTCGCGGTCGGCAAATCGACCACCGCACGCGTGCTGAAGGAGCTTCTGGCGCGCTGGCCATCGAGCCCCAAGGTCGATCTCATCACCACCGACGGTTTTCTGCTGCCCAATGAGGTTCTGCGCCGCGAAAACCTGATGGAACGCAAGGGTTTTCCTGACAGCTATGATGTCGGGGCGCTGCTGCGCTTCCTTTCGGGCATCAAGTCGGCGCTGCCCGATGTCCGCGCGCCGGTCTATTCGCATCTCACCTATGACGTCATTCCCGGCGAGTTCGTCACCATCGACCGGCCTGATATTCTGATCTTCGAAGGCATTAATGTCCTGCAGCCGGGCAAGCTGCCACAGGACGGCAAGATCGTGCCCTTCCTGTCCGACTTTTTCGACTTCGCCATCTATATCGATGCCGACGAGAAGCTGATCCACGAATGGTACATCTCGCGCTTCATGCGGTTGCGCGAGACCGCTTTCCGCAATCCGGACTCCTTCTTCCACCGCTATTCGCAGCTTTCGGAGGATTCGGCGCGCGCCATCGCCGAAGGCCTGTGGACCAACATCAATCTGAAGAATTTGCGCGAAAACATCCTGCCGACGCGGGCCCGCGCCGATCTCATTCTGCGAAAGGGCGCCGACCACCTGATCGAGGAAGTAGCGCTGCGCAAGCTCTAG
- a CDS encoding DegQ family serine endoprotease — MSSPNILRRHRVAALLGAALIISPFVVSFAQSAGNTGVSNVVATTQTPVAGITAPNGSFAPIVAADKPAVVTVTTIMKAQPANDDDGTPLGNSPFDQYFRQFFGDQGMPAPQTPPQQAQRAEALGSGFIVSADGTIVTNNHVVDGASSIKVTLDDGTELPAKLVGRDAKNDLAVLKIKADKPLPTVKWGDSDRLMTGDQVLAIGNPFGIGTTVTAGIVSARGRDLHSGPFDDFIQIDAPINHGNSGGPLVDVNGNVVGINTAIYSPNGGSVGVGFAIPSDQAQKVVAKLMKDGSIQYGYLGVEIQSVTPDVASAIGLDHAGGALVSKVNDSSPAASAGVETGDVITGFAGQDVKDPKDLSRAVADVAPGAKETLDVWRKGKAMQISVDVGQNSDDVKTASTDSSDTPSTEQGSRAPAIGLGLMDLTSDIRQQMNLADNERGAVVARVNPDKAAAAAGIQPGDIIVAVNQAPVKSAKQVTQAIAQASRSGRKSVLLLVERDGGQIYVAVPFANG; from the coding sequence ATGTCATCCCCAAACATTCTTCGCAGACATCGCGTCGCCGCATTGTTGGGCGCCGCCCTCATCATCTCCCCCTTCGTCGTTTCATTTGCTCAAAGTGCCGGCAACACAGGCGTGAGCAATGTTGTCGCGACGACCCAGACCCCTGTCGCCGGTATCACCGCCCCCAACGGCTCCTTTGCGCCGATCGTAGCGGCCGACAAGCCGGCGGTGGTGACGGTCACAACGATCATGAAAGCGCAGCCGGCAAATGACGACGACGGAACGCCTCTCGGCAACTCGCCGTTCGACCAGTATTTCCGTCAATTCTTCGGTGACCAGGGAATGCCCGCTCCGCAGACACCGCCGCAACAGGCGCAACGGGCCGAAGCGCTCGGTTCCGGCTTCATCGTCAGTGCCGACGGCACCATCGTCACCAACAATCACGTCGTCGACGGCGCCTCCTCGATCAAGGTTACGCTCGACGATGGCACCGAACTTCCCGCCAAGCTCGTCGGCCGCGACGCCAAGAACGACCTTGCCGTGCTCAAGATCAAAGCCGACAAGCCCTTGCCGACGGTCAAATGGGGCGATTCCGACCGGCTGATGACTGGCGACCAGGTGCTGGCGATCGGCAATCCGTTCGGCATCGGCACCACTGTGACGGCAGGCATCGTGTCTGCACGCGGCCGCGACCTGCATAGCGGGCCGTTCGACGATTTCATCCAGATCGACGCGCCGATCAACCATGGCAATTCCGGTGGCCCGCTGGTGGATGTGAACGGCAATGTCGTCGGCATCAACACGGCGATCTATTCGCCCAATGGCGGCAGTGTCGGCGTCGGCTTCGCCATCCCATCCGACCAGGCGCAGAAGGTCGTCGCCAAGCTGATGAAGGACGGTTCGATCCAGTACGGTTATCTCGGGGTCGAGATTCAGTCGGTGACGCCTGACGTGGCGAGCGCCATCGGGCTCGATCATGCCGGCGGCGCGCTGGTTTCCAAGGTCAATGACAGTTCGCCCGCGGCGAGTGCCGGCGTCGAAACTGGCGATGTCATCACCGGCTTCGCCGGACAGGACGTGAAGGATCCCAAGGATCTGTCGCGCGCCGTCGCCGATGTCGCGCCCGGCGCCAAGGAGACGCTGGATGTCTGGCGCAAGGGCAAGGCCATGCAGATTTCCGTCGATGTCGGGCAAAACAGCGACGATGTGAAGACGGCATCGACTGATAGTTCCGATACGCCGAGCACCGAACAGGGCTCCCGCGCGCCGGCGATCGGCCTTGGCCTGATGGACCTCACATCAGACATTCGCCAGCAGATGAACCTCGCCGACAACGAGCGTGGCGCGGTGGTTGCGCGCGTCAATCCCGACAAGGCGGCGGCCGCTGCCGGCATCCAGCCCGGCGATATCATCGTTGCCGTCAACCAGGCCCCAGTGAAGAGCGCCAAGCAGGTCACGCAGGCGATCGCGCAGGCCAGCAGATCCGGCCGCAAGTCGGTGCTGCTGCTGGTCGAACGCGACGGTGGCCAGATCTATGTCGCCGTGCCGTTCGCCAATGGCTGA
- a CDS encoding MBL fold metallo-hydrolase produces MPEWFSKSIVDDWTTMLTEPFVHEYVRANIWHLRGRDADLLVDTGMGICPLAPEIETPQGKPLLVVATHIHLDHVGSLHEFPWRAGPKMSAAQFESMDKAATYAYMFHDLEGAVSKLPVPGWKAADYKIPSAPLTRALDEGDVIDLGDRQFRVLHLPGHSPDSIALFDEADGLFFSGDAIYDDTLIDSLPDSDRAAYVSTMRRLLDLPIRIGHGGHGPSFDGKRMREIAKAYIDQTGSI; encoded by the coding sequence ATGCCGGAATGGTTCAGCAAGAGCATCGTCGACGACTGGACGACGATGCTGACCGAGCCGTTCGTGCATGAGTATGTGCGCGCCAACATCTGGCATCTGCGCGGCCGCGACGCGGACCTCCTGGTCGACACCGGCATGGGGATCTGTCCGCTGGCGCCGGAGATCGAGACGCCGCAGGGCAAGCCGCTGCTGGTCGTCGCCACCCACATCCATCTCGACCATGTCGGCTCGCTGCACGAATTTCCGTGGCGGGCGGGCCCAAAGATGAGCGCCGCGCAGTTCGAAAGCATGGATAAGGCGGCGACCTACGCCTACATGTTCCATGATCTCGAAGGCGCCGTTTCGAAACTGCCGGTGCCGGGCTGGAAGGCAGCCGACTACAAGATCCCATCGGCACCGCTGACACGGGCGCTTGACGAGGGCGACGTGATCGATCTCGGCGACCGGCAATTCCGCGTCCTGCATCTGCCCGGGCATTCGCCGGATTCGATCGCACTGTTCGACGAGGCCGACGGGCTGTTTTTCAGCGGCGACGCCATCTACGACGACACGCTGATCGACTCGCTGCCGGATTCCGACCGTGCCGCCTATGTCAGCACCATGCGACGCCTGCTCGACCTGCCGATCCGCATCGGCCATGGCGGTCACGGACCGAGCTTCGACGGCAAGCGTATGCGTGAGATTGCAAAGGCTTACATCGACCAGACCGGCAGCATCTGA
- a CDS encoding diphosphate--fructose-6-phosphate 1-phosphotransferase, which yields MAGTFVIAQGGGPTAVINQTVVGATLEIRKRHPGAKVLGSIHGVRGIRDGNYVDLSAIPEDRLRLIAGTPSAALGSTRDKPDAAYCDVILNGLKKAGADAFIYIGGNDTSGTQQILTDAAGGSIAFVHAPKTIDNDLEENDHTPGFISAAEFVAGAFLSVDLDFRALPGIYVGIVMGRHAGFLTAAAAAWQLDPDSGPHLVYVPERPFSAAGFIDDVRATLDRHKRCIVAVSEGVSTADGKALVESLVPPEKLERDAHGNVKLSGSDLPAALERALAEGLPGKRARVDALGYMPRGYVGAINAVDAQEAFDAGAFAVSVAEQGGGSVALQYDGTKTVLKKVPLKNVAGKTRHMPDDFMKPDVNQLSEAGMAYLKRLVPEKYKVGKPFV from the coding sequence ATGGCCGGAACTTTTGTTATCGCGCAAGGTGGCGGCCCGACCGCCGTCATCAACCAGACTGTGGTCGGCGCCACGCTGGAGATCCGCAAACGGCATCCCGGCGCCAAGGTGCTAGGCTCCATCCATGGCGTGCGCGGTATCCGTGACGGCAACTATGTCGACCTCTCCGCCATTCCGGAAGACCGGCTGCGGCTGATTGCCGGAACGCCGAGTGCAGCACTCGGCTCGACGCGCGACAAACCGGATGCCGCCTATTGCGACGTGATCCTCAACGGGCTGAAGAAGGCCGGCGCCGACGCCTTCATCTATATCGGCGGCAACGACACGTCGGGCACGCAGCAGATCCTGACCGATGCCGCCGGCGGCTCCATCGCTTTCGTCCATGCGCCGAAGACGATCGACAATGATCTTGAGGAAAACGACCACACGCCGGGCTTCATCTCGGCGGCCGAGTTCGTCGCCGGCGCCTTCCTCTCCGTCGACCTCGATTTCCGCGCTTTGCCCGGCATCTATGTCGGCATCGTCATGGGCCGGCATGCCGGTTTTCTCACGGCGGCGGCCGCCGCCTGGCAGCTCGACCCCGACAGCGGCCCGCATCTTGTCTACGTGCCGGAGCGGCCGTTCTCCGCCGCCGGCTTCATCGACGACGTGCGCGCCACGCTCGACCGCCACAAGCGCTGCATCGTCGCCGTGTCGGAAGGGGTGAGCACCGCCGACGGCAAGGCGCTGGTCGAAAGCCTGGTGCCGCCGGAAAAGCTCGAGCGCGACGCGCATGGCAACGTCAAGCTGTCGGGCAGCGACCTGCCGGCCGCACTCGAACGCGCGCTGGCCGAAGGCCTGCCGGGCAAGCGGGCCCGCGTCGACGCGCTCGGCTACATGCCGCGCGGCTATGTCGGCGCCATCAACGCCGTCGACGCGCAGGAGGCCTTCGATGCCGGCGCCTTCGCGGTCTCTGTCGCCGAACAGGGCGGCGGCTCGGTTGCGCTGCAATATGATGGCACAAAGACCGTGCTGAAGAAGGTGCCGCTGAAAAATGTGGCCGGCAAGACCCGCCACATGCCTGACGATTTCATGAAGCCCGACGTCAACCAGCTGTCGGAAGCCGGCATGGCCTATCTCAAGCGGCTGGTGCCGGAAAAGTACAAGGTCGGGAAGCCTTTCGTCTAA